From a single Brassica oleracea var. oleracea cultivar TO1000 chromosome C5, BOL, whole genome shotgun sequence genomic region:
- the LOC106292349 gene encoding uncharacterized protein LOC106292349 — protein sequence MAKSIHIAMFVSIVMFFTSHLNSSQEFDQYSQEVPEDVKISPTSDFDIYVESPDESLFEEVDSPAMEYEMKSGHHYTHKQLGFLEACFQNLNSLDCGDNIFKNMLDEAAQGLSNECCHDLLKISKDCYLGMTQSTLSSYEYRFIVSKAIPKSKQTWNDCVRRVGNQIGSPIAFEELH from the coding sequence ATGGCAAAGTCTATTCACATTGCAATGTTTGTATCCATAGTAATGTTCTTCACGTCACATTTAAATTCTTCCCAAGAATTTGATCAATATTCACAAGAGGTACCAGAAGATGTGAAGATATCTCCTACATCGGATTTTGATATTTACGTCGAATCTCCCGATGAATCTCTATTTGAAGAAGTCGATTCACCCGCAATGGAATATGAGATGAAGTCTGGACATCATTACACACACAAACAACTCGGTTTTCTTGAGGCTTGCTTTCAAAATCTGAACTCATTAGACTGTGGAGATAATATTTTCAAGAACATGTTAGATGAGGCAGCACAAGGATTATCAAATGAATGTTGTCATGATCTGTTAAAGATTAGCAAAGATTGTTACCTAGGAATGACTCAAAGCACTTTATCGAGTTACGAGTATAGATTTATTGTGTCTAAGGCTATTCCCAAAAGTAAACAGACATGGAATGATTGTGTTCGTAG